In Kordiimonas sp. SCSIO 12610, the following are encoded in one genomic region:
- a CDS encoding CpaF family protein, with the protein MAKKKAFGTFGRKPSGLIASALAQSSPAKYIDDQAILDDINEGGPEQITEGSDKSKPQKRVLASTLSEKDKQDWLFKVKDQILPILLSRIDVEPASLLERDELQRELEPVIHDVIGALKLTLNQDEFNELTPLILDEMVGFGPLERLLADEAVSDILVNGPKQIFVEKGGKLQQSDLTFRNNEHVQEIATRICNKVGRNVNVTSPIADARLPDGSRVNVILPPLSLKGTAISIRKFRQDRMQLDDLVDRGSLSAEMARFLKIATLARMNIVISGGTGSGKTTMLNALSQFIHPGERIVTIEDAAELQLKQPHVLPLETRPANLEGQGAITIRDLLINSLRMRPDRIILGEVRGDECAEMLQAFNTGHDGGMCTIHSNSPRDAITRMENLLQASGSQFPIAALRRQILDAVDVIVQVKRLRDGSRKVIAIEELVGMEGTIVTSQTLYSFDYNDNPTADQIEGDYVRKATRLHNEKRFVEAGLGDNIKELYR; encoded by the coding sequence ATGGCCAAGAAAAAAGCATTTGGGACGTTTGGGCGTAAACCTTCAGGTTTGATCGCAAGCGCGCTTGCTCAATCATCGCCGGCAAAATATATCGATGATCAGGCAATTTTGGATGATATTAATGAAGGCGGTCCTGAGCAAATAACTGAGGGGAGCGATAAGTCGAAGCCGCAAAAACGTGTTCTCGCCAGTACTCTTTCAGAGAAAGATAAGCAAGATTGGTTATTTAAAGTCAAAGACCAGATTTTGCCGATTTTATTAAGCCGTATTGATGTGGAGCCGGCGTCACTTTTGGAACGCGATGAATTACAAAGGGAATTGGAACCCGTAATTCATGATGTCATCGGCGCACTTAAGCTAACGCTAAATCAGGATGAATTTAACGAACTTACGCCGCTTATTTTAGATGAGATGGTTGGTTTTGGGCCGCTGGAGAGGTTGCTGGCAGACGAAGCGGTTAGTGATATTCTGGTAAACGGACCAAAACAGATTTTTGTCGAAAAAGGCGGCAAGCTTCAACAGTCAGATTTGACCTTCCGCAATAATGAGCATGTACAGGAAATTGCGACGCGTATCTGTAATAAGGTGGGCAGGAATGTAAATGTTACTTCACCGATCGCGGATGCCAGATTACCTGATGGCAGCCGTGTGAATGTTATCCTACCGCCACTCTCGCTCAAGGGAACGGCAATCTCAATTCGGAAGTTTCGTCAGGACCGTATGCAACTTGATGATTTGGTTGACAGAGGATCATTATCGGCGGAAATGGCTCGCTTCCTAAAGATCGCCACACTCGCAAGAATGAATATTGTGATTTCTGGCGGAACGGGTTCAGGTAAAACAACGATGTTGAACGCCCTTTCGCAGTTCATTCATCCTGGTGAGCGCATCGTTACAATTGAGGATGCTGCTGAGCTTCAGTTAAAGCAACCCCATGTACTGCCTTTGGAAACACGGCCTGCAAACCTTGAAGGGCAGGGCGCAATTACCATTCGTGATCTTTTGATCAACTCACTGCGTATGCGCCCGGATCGTATTATTCTCGGCGAGGTTCGTGGTGACGAATGCGCGGAAATGCTTCAAGCGTTCAATACGGGGCATGACGGGGGTATGTGTACTATCCACTCAAACAGTCCGCGCGACGCGATAACGCGTATGGAAAATTTGCTTCAGGCGTCTGGGTCACAGTTTCCAATTGCGGCTCTTCGGCGCCAAATACTTGATGCTGTTGATGTCATTGTTCAGGTTAAGCGTTTACGCGATGGTTCCAGAAAAGTGATCGCCATTGAAGAATTGGTGGGGATGGAAGGCACTATTGTAACCTCTCAGACCTTATATAGTTTTGACTATAATGATAATCCAACTGCCGATCAGATTGAGGGTGACTATGTGCGTAAGGCCACGAGGCTTCATAATGAGAAACGGTTTGTTGAGGCAGGCCTTGGCGATAATATTAAGGAGCTTTACCGATGA
- the trmB gene encoding tRNA (guanosine(46)-N7)-methyltransferase TrmB produces MMKKPHKDTEYLRPEQRFFGRRKGPTLSNRQTDLINGLLPKITIEAQKQKTPHTPLNTRALFDECDDIWLEIGFGKGEHIAWQAENNPSVGLIGCEPYMNGVASLLDKVEANNLMNVRVYSDDARHILWHLPDASVSKVFLIHPDPWPKKRHARRRFVNPDNLDDISRILKPGGEFRIGTDHPIYREWTMIQMANRNDFIWTAENPVDWQKRPDDWPETRYEVKAMEGKATYFIFKKC; encoded by the coding sequence ATGATGAAGAAACCGCATAAAGACACTGAATATCTACGCCCTGAACAGCGCTTCTTTGGGCGGCGAAAGGGTCCAACCTTATCCAATCGGCAAACCGATTTGATTAATGGTCTTTTGCCCAAGATAACAATCGAAGCTCAAAAACAAAAAACACCCCATACACCACTGAATACTCGGGCTCTTTTTGATGAATGTGATGATATATGGTTGGAAATCGGCTTTGGCAAAGGTGAACATATTGCCTGGCAGGCTGAAAACAATCCATCTGTTGGCCTTATTGGATGTGAACCCTATATGAATGGAGTTGCAAGCCTCCTTGACAAGGTTGAAGCGAACAATCTTATGAATGTTCGTGTCTATAGTGATGATGCGAGGCATATTCTATGGCATCTTCCGGATGCTTCCGTATCCAAAGTGTTTCTCATCCACCCGGATCCGTGGCCCAAAAAAAGACATGCTCGCCGAAGATTCGTAAATCCTGACAATCTCGACGATATTTCTCGTATTTTGAAACCCGGCGGTGAATTTCGCATTGGCACAGACCATCCTATCTACCGCGAATGGACAATGATTCAGATGGCGAATCGGAATGATTTTATCTGGACCGCAGAAAATCCAGTTGACTGGCAGAAACGGCCTGATGATTGGCCAGAAACACGCTATGAAGTAAAAGCGATGGAAGGAAAAGCCACGTATTTTATCTTTAAAAAGTGTTGA
- the rimP gene encoding ribosome maturation factor RimP, protein MKGPGLSDPADNIAALIEPTVEALGYELIRVTYGGGRKPTLQIMAEKPDGTMGVDDCAKLSREVSALMDVEDPLPDEYLLEVSSPGIDRPLTRPKDFKRWVGFDAKIELKTQIEGRRRFRGRIVSYDNDLLDIYTEEGHISLEFDEINKAKLLLTDELLDAVQKQRKMEQADN, encoded by the coding sequence ATGAAAGGACCTGGATTGAGCGATCCTGCTGACAATATTGCAGCTTTAATTGAACCCACAGTAGAAGCTTTGGGCTACGAACTCATTCGTGTAACATACGGAGGAGGCCGTAAGCCAACATTACAAATCATGGCCGAAAAGCCTGATGGTACGATGGGTGTTGATGATTGCGCAAAACTATCAAGAGAAGTTTCTGCCTTGATGGATGTGGAAGACCCACTCCCTGATGAGTATCTTCTCGAGGTCAGCTCTCCGGGAATAGATCGGCCTTTGACACGGCCGAAAGACTTTAAGCGTTGGGTTGGTTTTGACGCCAAAATAGAATTAAAAACTCAGATAGAAGGACGGCGCCGTTTTCGGGGGCGTATTGTTTCCTATGATAATGACCTCTTGGATATCTATACTGAAGAAGGTCACATCTCACTAGAGTTTGACGAAATCAACAAAGCTAAACTTTTATTAACCGACGAATTACTAGACGCTGTGCAAAAGCAGCGTAAAATGGAGCAGGCAGATAATTAA
- the nusA gene encoding transcription termination factor NusA, whose amino-acid sequence MTPAVSANRLELLQIADAVAREKSIDKVIVLEAMEEAIQKAARSKYGIENEIRAQIDKNTGDIRLFRVLEVVEEVENPAVQISVEDAKDSKPDAAPGDYLASSLPPMDFGRIAAQTAKQVIVQKVRDAERQRQYDEYKDRVGEVVTGMVKRVEYGNVIIDLGRAEAIMRRDQVIPREHIRQNERIRGFIYEVRRENRGPQIFISRTRPEFMGSLFSQEVPEIYDNIIELRSIARDPGSRAKIAVISNDPSIDPVGACVGMRGSRVQAVVNELQGEKIDIIPWSPDVASFIVNALQPAEVAKVVMDEERSRVEVVVPDDQLSLAIGRRGQNVRLASQLTGWTIDIMTEAEESERRQEEFMAQSQRFIEALDVDDTLAHLLVAEGFTEVEEIGYVEPEELLGVEGFDDDLVAELQRRARDFLEAEASAAEAKRIELGVQDDLADMEGLTPQMLVALGEDEIKTLEDFAGCAADELTSKEDGILRKFSILEEEASDMIMSARVALGWITAEELMPAAEETDETEEDGVAAEEETT is encoded by the coding sequence ATGACACCTGCTGTCAGTGCAAATAGACTGGAACTACTGCAAATCGCTGATGCAGTCGCACGCGAAAAATCGATCGATAAAGTCATCGTTCTTGAAGCAATGGAAGAAGCGATCCAAAAAGCTGCTCGATCCAAATATGGTATCGAGAACGAAATTCGTGCGCAGATTGACAAAAACACTGGCGATATTCGCTTGTTCCGCGTTCTAGAAGTTGTTGAAGAAGTGGAAAACCCAGCTGTACAAATCAGTGTAGAGGACGCGAAAGATAGCAAACCTGACGCTGCGCCCGGTGACTATCTGGCCTCTTCATTACCTCCAATGGATTTTGGTCGTATTGCTGCCCAGACTGCCAAGCAAGTTATTGTTCAAAAAGTCCGCGATGCAGAACGTCAACGCCAATATGACGAATATAAAGACCGCGTTGGTGAAGTTGTAACAGGCATGGTCAAGCGTGTAGAATATGGTAACGTGATTATCGATCTTGGTCGTGCAGAAGCGATCATGCGCCGTGATCAAGTCATCCCGCGTGAACATATCCGTCAGAACGAACGTATTCGCGGCTTCATTTATGAAGTACGTCGTGAAAACCGTGGCCCACAGATTTTCATCTCCAGAACTCGCCCAGAATTTATGGGGTCTCTCTTCTCTCAAGAGGTTCCGGAAATTTACGACAACATCATTGAACTACGCTCTATTGCTCGTGATCCGGGTAGCCGTGCCAAAATTGCGGTTATTTCTAATGACCCATCAATTGATCCGGTTGGTGCGTGTGTTGGTATGCGTGGTAGCCGGGTACAAGCGGTTGTTAACGAACTACAAGGCGAGAAAATCGATATTATCCCTTGGTCACCTGACGTAGCAAGCTTCATTGTCAACGCATTGCAGCCAGCCGAGGTTGCTAAAGTAGTTATGGACGAAGAACGTTCTCGCGTTGAAGTCGTTGTTCCTGACGATCAATTGTCACTCGCAATTGGCCGCCGTGGTCAAAACGTGCGCCTTGCAAGCCAGTTAACAGGCTGGACAATTGATATCATGACAGAAGCTGAAGAAAGCGAACGTCGCCAAGAAGAGTTTATGGCACAAAGCCAACGCTTTATCGAAGCGCTTGATGTTGACGATACGCTTGCTCATCTTCTTGTGGCTGAAGGATTTACCGAGGTAGAAGAAATTGGATATGTCGAACCTGAAGAGCTTTTAGGTGTTGAAGGTTTCGATGACGACCTAGTTGCTGAATTACAGCGACGCGCACGCGATTTCCTGGAAGCCGAGGCAAGTGCAGCAGAAGCCAAACGTATTGAACTTGGTGTTCAGGATGACCTGGCGGACATGGAAGGCTTAACACCGCAAATGTTGGTAGCACTCGGTGAAGACGAGATTAAGACACTTGAAGATTTCGCTGGTTGCGCAGCTGATGAGCTTACCAGCAAAGAAGATGGTATTCTTCGCAAATTCTCGATTCTTGAAGAAGAGGCAAGTGACATGATTATGTCTGCGCGCGTTGCTCTTGGTTGGATTACCGCTGAGGAACTTATGCCTGCTGCCGAAGAAACCGATGAAACTGAAGAAGACGGTGTTGCAGCCGAAGAAGAAACAACTTAG
- a CDS encoding DUF448 domain-containing protein: MSETNNKNETDLVNDAFKDDKRSNDRTCIISGATGSKETLIRLVLGPDETLVPDLANKLPGRGLWISANRAILDDNIASGKFTKAVSRSLKASYKQDAGDLPSLIERLLTRRCLDRLGLEQRAGNIVTGFDKIKAETVGKSARDIIGYITASDSSDDGRNKMSAAMPAEAIMSSLFSREQLSQALGKDNVVHVAVFNSGGAKILRAELDRLKRYRGIPE, from the coding sequence ATGTCCGAAACCAATAACAAGAATGAAACAGATCTGGTGAACGACGCATTCAAAGACGACAAGCGATCAAATGATCGCACCTGTATCATTAGCGGGGCGACAGGTTCAAAAGAGACTTTAATTCGCCTGGTCCTTGGGCCAGACGAAACGTTGGTTCCGGATTTGGCAAATAAGCTGCCAGGAAGGGGCTTATGGATTAGCGCTAATCGAGCTATATTAGACGACAATATAGCTTCGGGTAAGTTTACGAAGGCCGTATCGCGGTCTTTGAAGGCATCATATAAACAAGATGCCGGTGATTTACCGTCGTTGATTGAGCGATTATTAACCAGACGCTGCCTCGATCGGTTGGGTTTGGAACAACGGGCTGGCAACATAGTGACCGGCTTTGATAAAATCAAAGCGGAGACTGTTGGCAAGTCAGCAAGAGATATTATTGGATACATCACCGCAAGCGACAGTAGCGATGATGGTCGAAATAAAATGAGCGCAGCAATGCCGGCAGAAGCGATCATGTCATCGCTTTTCAGCAGGGAGCAGCTTAGTCAAGCGCTTGGAAAAGATAATGTAGTGCATGTCGCTGTTTTTAACAGTGGCGGCGCTAAGATATTAAGAGCTGAACTTGATCGCCTAAAACGCTATCGGGGTATACCTGAATAG
- the infB gene encoding translation initiation factor IF-2, translating into MSDDKKLTLSGRTTLGVGKGVETGQVRQNFSHGRSKAVVVERKKKRILTKGGAAAGSTPAETKPVAPKQTKSFTPKKPASPSGTTLTDAEMEKRAKVLGEAKIRAEAEAKEKAALEAKRAKEEAERKMREAAEAAARSEEDNARAKAEADAKKKAEAAAKQKAEAEAEKRLAEQKAAKEKAEAEAKKKADLEARAVQLRKASEARQASGGGDAQREERKGKPKRAKDRKNQNNNEQQNRRGRGGDDRRKGGRLSISNVGGEERQRSLASYKRMQAKKMGLAGNAGPSQPKQSREITVPEAISVQDLANRMAEKATSVLKTLMKLGVIATINETLDQDTAELVIEEFGHTAKRVSEADVEIGLVGEDDREEDLSPRAPIVTVMGHVDHGKTSLLDALRKANVVSGEAGGITQHIGAYQVAIDKDNKITFLDTPGHAAFTQMRARGASVTDIVVLVVAGDDGVMPQTIEAINHAKAAGVPLIVAINKMDREGANPDRVRQELLQHEVVVETFQGDTQEVEVSAITGMGLDKLKEALGLQAEILELKANPDRAAEGVVVEAKLDKGRGPVATVLVQRGTLKIGDIFVAGAEWGKVRALINDKGAQVKEAGPSVPVEVLGLNGTPGAGDDFAVVENEARAREVTAYRQDQALKKRQAAMAAPKTLESIFSKIKDDEGTQYFDVVLKGDVQGSVEAITQALQKAGNDDIQCRVIHGAVGGITETDIALAQASNALIMGFNVRPSRQAREAAETEGVTIKYYSIIYDLIDEVKAAMIGQLGPEFKENVIGQADIKEAFTAGKAGKAAGCFVIEGSIRRDCKARILRDDVIIYEGEINNLRRFKDDVNEVRSGQDCGMTFENYHDFRAGDVVEVYELLEVERKL; encoded by the coding sequence ATGAGCGACGATAAAAAACTCACACTGTCTGGACGCACAACACTTGGTGTTGGAAAAGGCGTTGAAACTGGCCAAGTTCGCCAGAACTTTAGCCATGGCCGAAGCAAAGCAGTAGTCGTTGAACGTAAGAAAAAGCGTATATTGACCAAAGGCGGCGCGGCAGCAGGTTCAACTCCGGCAGAAACAAAGCCGGTTGCTCCTAAGCAGACAAAGAGTTTCACGCCTAAAAAACCAGCATCTCCTTCAGGTACGACGCTAACCGACGCTGAAATGGAAAAGCGTGCCAAGGTACTCGGCGAAGCGAAAATTCGCGCTGAGGCTGAAGCCAAAGAAAAAGCTGCGCTAGAGGCAAAACGCGCTAAAGAAGAAGCAGAACGTAAGATGCGTGAAGCAGCAGAAGCAGCCGCCCGCAGCGAAGAAGATAACGCACGTGCAAAAGCGGAAGCAGACGCAAAGAAAAAAGCGGAAGCAGCAGCAAAGCAAAAAGCCGAAGCCGAAGCCGAAAAACGCTTGGCAGAGCAAAAAGCTGCAAAAGAAAAAGCGGAAGCCGAAGCTAAGAAAAAAGCTGATCTTGAAGCCCGGGCTGTGCAACTTAGAAAAGCAAGCGAGGCACGCCAAGCCTCTGGCGGCGGCGATGCTCAACGTGAAGAACGCAAAGGTAAGCCAAAGCGCGCGAAAGACCGCAAAAACCAAAATAATAACGAGCAACAAAACCGCCGTGGTCGCGGCGGCGATGATCGCCGCAAGGGTGGCCGTTTGAGTATATCGAATGTCGGCGGCGAAGAGCGTCAGCGCTCCTTGGCATCCTACAAACGAATGCAAGCAAAGAAAATGGGGCTCGCTGGCAACGCAGGACCGTCCCAGCCAAAACAGTCGCGCGAAATTACAGTCCCTGAAGCAATCAGCGTTCAGGATTTGGCAAACCGTATGGCCGAAAAGGCAACAAGTGTTCTCAAAACATTAATGAAACTTGGTGTTATCGCAACCATCAATGAAACATTGGACCAAGATACTGCCGAGTTGGTTATCGAAGAATTTGGCCACACTGCAAAACGTGTTAGCGAAGCGGATGTTGAGATCGGCCTTGTCGGTGAAGATGACCGCGAAGAAGATCTAAGCCCGCGCGCTCCAATCGTTACAGTCATGGGGCACGTTGATCATGGTAAAACATCACTTCTTGATGCCCTCAGGAAGGCAAATGTTGTTTCTGGTGAAGCTGGCGGTATTACCCAGCATATCGGTGCGTATCAGGTGGCGATTGATAAAGATAATAAAATTACCTTCCTTGATACACCGGGCCACGCTGCCTTCACGCAAATGCGTGCACGCGGTGCGAGCGTAACAGACATCGTAGTCCTTGTTGTCGCTGGTGATGACGGCGTTATGCCACAAACGATCGAAGCGATTAACCACGCCAAAGCGGCAGGAGTGCCATTGATTGTTGCAATCAACAAAATGGACCGCGAAGGGGCTAACCCTGACCGTGTTCGTCAGGAACTATTACAGCATGAAGTCGTTGTTGAAACATTCCAGGGCGACACACAAGAAGTAGAAGTTTCTGCTATTACAGGAATGGGCTTGGACAAACTTAAGGAAGCCCTCGGTCTACAAGCTGAAATTCTCGAGCTGAAAGCAAATCCAGACCGTGCTGCAGAAGGTGTTGTTGTCGAAGCGAAACTCGATAAAGGCCGCGGCCCTGTTGCAACTGTTCTTGTCCAACGCGGAACGCTTAAAATTGGTGATATTTTTGTTGCAGGCGCTGAATGGGGTAAGGTTCGCGCGCTCATCAATGACAAGGGTGCGCAAGTTAAAGAAGCCGGACCAAGTGTCCCTGTTGAGGTTCTTGGTCTTAATGGTACGCCGGGTGCTGGTGATGACTTTGCTGTTGTCGAGAATGAGGCGCGTGCCCGCGAGGTCACTGCCTACCGTCAGGACCAGGCGCTTAAGAAACGCCAGGCTGCGATGGCTGCACCAAAAACACTCGAGTCTATCTTCTCCAAAATCAAGGATGATGAAGGCACACAGTATTTTGACGTTGTCCTGAAAGGCGATGTTCAAGGCTCAGTAGAGGCTATTACACAGGCCCTACAAAAAGCTGGTAACGATGATATCCAGTGCCGGGTTATTCACGGTGCAGTTGGTGGTATTACGGAAACTGATATTGCACTCGCACAGGCATCCAATGCGCTCATCATGGGCTTTAACGTTCGACCTAGCCGCCAAGCCCGCGAAGCTGCTGAAACTGAGGGTGTAACGATCAAATACTACTCGATCATTTACGACCTCATCGACGAGGTAAAAGCAGCAATGATTGGTCAACTTGGACCAGAGTTCAAAGAAAATGTTATCGGTCAAGCGGATATCAAAGAAGCCTTCACAGCAGGCAAGGCTGGTAAAGCAGCTGGTTGTTTTGTAATCGAAGGATCAATCCGCCGCGATTGTAAGGCTCGTATCCTGCGCGATGATGTCATTATTTACGAAGGCGAGATTAATAACCTCCGTCGCTTCAAAGATGACGTAAATGAAGTTCGCTCTGGTCAGGATTGTGGTATGACATTTGAAAATTATCACGACTTCCGTGCTGGTGATGTTGTTGAAGTATACGAATTACTGGAAGTTGAACGCAAACTATAA
- the rbfA gene encoding 30S ribosome-binding factor RbfA encodes MGKSDHTGSGGPSLRLLRVGENIRHAISTVLMRGDVQDQDLNGVSVSVSEVRVSPDLRNATVFVMPLGGDPDTKITKALNRNSPHIRGLMSKMVHMKYMPRLKFLLDESFDEASHIETLLRDPRVSRDLDHSDDGTPSEEE; translated from the coding sequence ATGGGAAAATCTGATCATACTGGATCAGGCGGTCCGAGCCTGCGATTACTTCGAGTTGGCGAAAACATTCGCCATGCCATATCCACAGTTTTAATGCGCGGTGATGTACAAGACCAGGATTTGAACGGTGTCTCTGTATCTGTATCTGAAGTTCGCGTTAGCCCCGACCTCAGAAATGCTACAGTTTTTGTTATGCCCTTGGGCGGCGACCCGGACACCAAAATTACCAAGGCGCTTAACCGTAATAGCCCTCATATCCGCGGATTGATGAGCAAAATGGTCCACATGAAATATATGCCACGCCTTAAATTTCTGTTGGATGAGAGTTTTGACGAAGCAAGTCACATTGAAACGTTGCTACGTGACCCACGCGTTAGCCGCGATCTCGATCACAGCGATGATGGCACGCCATCAGAAGAAGAATAG
- the truB gene encoding tRNA pseudouridine(55) synthase TruB: protein MARKRKGDKVDGWLVIDKPLGISSAKVVAAIKHATKAQKVGHGGTLDPLASGILPIGLGEATKTMPYIVDATKSYEFTVKWGTETDSLDSEGAVIRENGDIPALNTIEDTLQQFVGTIQQTPPAYSAIKIDGKRAYALAREGKDVQLKPRPIEIQSLTIINNSIETNETTFKVQCGKGTYVRSLARDIAYKLGTYGYITVLRRTKVGPFTLDHAISLEKLNDLSHSARAVEYVLPITTALDDIPAVAVTEKDAEDIKYGRSIHLATAKQGTIVLTVNDMPLAMAHSEDGQVRPLRVFNM, encoded by the coding sequence ATGGCTCGAAAACGTAAAGGCGATAAGGTTGATGGCTGGCTGGTTATTGATAAACCACTAGGCATCTCAAGCGCCAAAGTTGTCGCAGCGATTAAACATGCTACAAAAGCTCAAAAGGTAGGGCACGGGGGAACGCTCGACCCACTTGCAAGCGGCATATTGCCTATAGGGCTCGGCGAAGCAACAAAAACTATGCCCTATATTGTTGATGCTACCAAAAGCTATGAATTTACTGTTAAGTGGGGAACAGAGACCGATTCGCTCGATAGTGAAGGGGCAGTCATTCGTGAAAACGGCGATATTCCAGCATTAAATACAATTGAAGACACGCTCCAACAGTTTGTTGGTACAATTCAACAAACACCCCCGGCCTATAGTGCTATAAAAATAGATGGTAAGCGCGCCTATGCACTCGCACGCGAAGGTAAAGACGTCCAGCTAAAGCCAAGACCCATTGAAATTCAATCACTTACCATTATAAATAACAGCATAGAAACAAATGAGACCACCTTCAAGGTTCAATGCGGAAAAGGTACATATGTGCGCTCACTCGCGCGCGATATAGCCTACAAACTTGGCACTTATGGCTACATCACCGTGCTACGCCGGACAAAAGTAGGACCCTTTACCCTCGATCATGCGATTTCACTGGAAAAACTAAACGACTTAAGCCATAGTGCGCGCGCTGTGGAATATGTACTTCCAATAACGACAGCGCTGGACGACATCCCGGCGGTTGCCGTTACGGAAAAGGATGCAGAAGACATCAAATATGGTCGCTCCATCCACCTTGCCACAGCCAAGCAGGGCACGATAGTGCTAACAGTGAATGACATGCCTCTTGCGATGGCCCATTCCGAAGACGGGCAAGTTCGCCCCCTGCGGGTCTTCAATATGTAA
- the rpsO gene encoding 30S ribosomal protein S15, which produces MSITAEEKQNVISEYATKEGDTGSPEVQVAILSKRIANLTEHFKEHKKDNHSRRGLLKLVNQRRSLLDYLKRKDVSRYQTLISRLGLRK; this is translated from the coding sequence ATGTCGATTACTGCTGAAGAAAAGCAAAACGTAATTAGCGAATACGCAACAAAAGAAGGCGACACTGGTTCACCAGAAGTCCAAGTTGCCATTCTTTCAAAACGGATCGCAAACCTTACTGAACACTTCAAAGAGCACAAGAAAGATAATCACTCTCGTCGTGGTCTTTTGAAACTTGTTAACCAGCGCCGCAGTCTGCTGGATTATCTGAAGCGCAAGGACGTATCACGTTACCAAACGTTGATTAGTCGCCTTGGCCTCAGAAAATAA